The genomic stretch CTCACCCACGACAAAGAGGTCGCCGTTCGGGGCGACATCAAGGGTCCCCCAGACGGGTTGATGCGGCAGGTTGATCGGGTTCATCCAGCTTGCGCCGTTGTTCGTGCTGCGGCTGAACTGCCGCCCACCCCAGTTGTTTCCGGCGGTGCTCCAGGCCTGATACAGGTTGCCGTTGCCGATGCCTCCGGTCGTGTCCACGGCCATCCACTGCTTGTCGCCGCCGGTGGCGGGGCCGACGAACGAGAAGTTCGCGCCCGCATTGGCCGAGCGCCAAAGATCGTCGAAGAAGGTATCCCGCAGGCTAAGGTAGAGGTGGCGGTTTTGTGGATCGATCCCCAGCACGGGGTCACTCCGGAATACCCCCGGCTCCAGCACTCCCGGAAAGGTCCATGCTGCGCCGCCATTAGTGGAGTAGCCAAAGCCGCCCTGCCGGAAGTTGCTGGTGACGCTGTTGAACTGCCTCCAGCCCACCGACATGTACCGCCGGCCCCCCGGGGTGATCGTCATCGAGGGCTCATTGGCGGCATCGTTCGGGATGTTCTGGCCCTGCGCGTTGACGTTTACTTGCACGCTGTTATAGCCGTTGAATGTGCCCTGGGGCACGATGCTCAGAAAGGGCACCACGCTCGACGGGCCCATTGCCGGCGCCTCTCCGATGGCTTCCAGGTTTGGGTGGACGCGATGAGAAGGGTCGGGCCGAAAAACAAGCGATTGGGCGAAAGCAAGGCCAAGAAGGGCCGTTGACGCGATGGAAAATGCGGTTGCACGGGCTAGGGGTACCAAAACACACCTCAACAAAACAAATGACAGCATTCAGTGTACAAGAGGTTTGGCCCGATGTACCGGGATTCTCGGCGCGTCACTGAGTTCCGGCGGCGCCCTGACCTAGGCCAACCGGTCAAAAAACTGAGCGATCGAAGCGGGAAACTCGAAGGGGCGCGTCGAAATCCCTGTTGTCGTGATCGTCGTTTTACTTTCCGCCGCCATGCTTCTCTCGTCGTCTGTCCAACAGGCGCTCTTCGAGGACCGCTTCTCGGGTTCCACACTCAGCTCAGGTTGGACAAGTCAGGCCTCGTCCAGCGGGTCCGTCAGGCTCGAAGATGGGGCCGTCGTCTTCGCAGCACCCCGCAACGCCTACTGCAACATCGCCCGACCGCTGGACAAAGACCTGGTGACTGCCCAATGCCGCCTGAAGTCCGCGCCGGCCGACAGTTGGGTGAACTCCCTGTTTCTCTATTGGGGCCCGGGGGACTGGGTGATGCTGGGTGTGCGGCCGATGGATGGCGGGCGCGTGTACATGACCCAGATGGCCGACGGCGGCTACAGCGAAGCGAACCTGGGCAGGACCCCATTCGAAGCCTGGACTTGGGTTCGCATCGAGGTGGGTACAGACGTGCTTCGTTTCTACTCCAGCCGGGACTGCAAGGCCTGGACCCTCGAGAAGTTCAGCGAGCGCCCAGGCAGTTTCGTCGGCTCGCCGTCGCACCTGATCGTCGGAAAGGGCTTCGGCGGGATGGAAGGCTATCCGAACCCACTGCTCAAGAACGACTACAAAGAACTCGGCGAGGCGGGCGTTTCCTTGGCTGACGACGTGAGCGTCTTCGAGACCTCATCGGGAAAGAGGGAATCGAATGCAAAAGAACGCGCCGGATGGAACTATGCGCTCCAGGACGGACTGGGCAAGCTGTTCTTGCGGCAACCCGGGGGGCCGACGTTTGAGGCGATCGCATCGGTTTTGCCGGGGATTCGCTATTCCAGGGAGACCGTCGGAGTGCCCGAGCATCCTTTCGACATTGGCGTCGAGGCAGACGGCACGATTCAGGTCGGCGGCTACGAAGGTTATGCCGCCAAGCCCAACCTGTGGATAGAAGTGGGCGACCCTCCAGTGCGCCTGGGTTCACCGGGACTGCCGCTGCGAAAGTCGCTGAGGCTCGGGCGGCTCCCGATCGTCGAATACGCCTTCGAGAAGGGCCCGCTCCAGTTCCGGGCGGATGTGTTTGGGTGGTCTGAGGGTGGAAGTCCCGACGCAGCGCTTCGCGCCTACCTTGTGGTGGGGGTCAAGAATGTGGGGAAGCGGCAGGAGCCACTGGTTTTCCGCCTTGCGACCGACTCGCCTGTTGCGGGGCAGTCGGCTCCCGAATGGAGGGGAATCGCGGCCCCCGGGGCTTCGGCGAGTGCCGCCTTTTCCTGTCCCGTCGGCACCAAAGACGCGTTCCCAGCCCGGATTGCGGTCGAAGAAGGGTTTTCTGCATTTATGGCATGCCATGACCTGTGGACACGGCTTCAGGCCCAGGGCATGCAGCTTGGCCTGCCAGAGACGCGGATGTCGAACGCAAACAGGGCCTGGATGTCTTACAATCTTCTCAACGTCGACAAGCGGAACGGCCAATACGAGATCCACGACGGAAGCGGCTTTTACGAGGAGATGTACGGCTATTCGGTGGCGCTGTTCATCAACGCCCTCGACCTCTACGGGCGGCACAAGCTGGCGGAGAGGTACATCGACTCTTGGCTCAGCTTCCAGCAGCCCGACGGCCTCCTGACCGCCAACTACGGCCTGCCGGATATGGGTTCAACGCTCCTTGTGATGTCGGACCACTATCGCTTCACCAGGGACAAGGAGTGGCTCAAGCGTGTGGCGCCGAAAATGCTGAAGATCTACGAATGGCTGAAAGCCAAGCGCGCCGAGTGTATGGCAGCGCAAAAGCCAACCGACGTGGTCTACGGCCTGATCAAGTACCGACCGTACTGCGACTACCTCGAGCCCGCCTACGACTACGTGGGCGATGCCTATGCTGTTGTCGGCATGGAGGCGACCGTGCGGGCCTTCAGGGAAATCGGACTTATGGGGGACGCCTCGCGCATCGCGTTTGAGGCTGCCGCCTACCGAAAGGACATCCTTGCCTCGATGAACAAGGGATTGCTTCACCGCTACGGCATGCCGATCCTCGACATGGAGCCAGAGACCCACCGCCTGCTCAAGCGCTCGCAATACAAGGGCGGCGAATACTACGGGCTCATTGCGCCGCAACTGCTTGAGACGGGGTTCCTAGCGCCGAACGACCCCCTGGCAAAGATCGTGACCGACTTCATGGAAAAGCGCGGCGGCTTCCTGGCCGGAATGTCGGAGTTTCAGGGCGGCGTGGACCACGCCTACACCTACGGCTATTGGCTGAACTGCCTTCAGAATGGGAAGCCCGACAAGGCCGTTTTGGGGCTGTATGCCTCAATGGCGGGCGCGATCTCGCGCGAGACCCACTCCGGCGTCGAGGTCATGCACCTGATGACCGGCGAGCCGGAGCGCACCCTCCCACACACCTACTCGGGAACGCAGCAGCTTCGCATCTTGCGAATGATGCTGGTTCGAGAAGAGAAGGACGCCTTTCTGCACATCGGCCAGGGCATGCCGAGGGGTTGGCTTAAGGACGGGAGGGTGACGGAGGTGGCGGGCGCTCCAACCCTGTTTGGCCCAATCACTTTTCGCTACAAGTCCCAAATGTCCCGAAACCAGGCGGAGTTTTCGATGACGCCGAAGTACTTCTCAGCCCCAAAGCAGGTTCGCGTGTGGTTTCGGCACCCGCTGGGCAAGAGGATCAGGAGAGCCTTGGTGAACGGCAGGCAGGTGAAATCGTTCACCGCCGAATCGGTCGTGGTCCCTGCCTCGATGCCGGCCCAGGGAGCGGTTAGGGTCCAGGTCTGGTTCGATCGATAGAAGCGACGAACCCCGCTCGCCTAAGGCGAGCGGGGTTCGTGACAACGTGCGATGCGTTGCGGAGAGCTCTCAGACTCCCGCCGGGACCTTGAGGCCTTTGGCGACGAGCATGTGGGCGAGGTCCGCGATGCGGCAGCTATAGCCCCACTCATTGTCGTACCAGGCTACGACCTTGGCGAGGTTGCCCAAGGTGATCGTGTCCACCGAGCTGAAGATGGAAGAGTAGGCGCTTCCCACCAGGTCGCTGGAGACCAGTTCCTCTTCCGAATACTGCAGGATGCCTTTCATGGGTCCCTCGGCGTACTCCTTCATGGCCGCGTTAACCTCTGCCGGAGTCACCTCGCGGTTAAGCACGGCGGTGAAGTCCACGACGCTGACCGTACGGGTCGGCACACGGAACGCCATGCCGGTGAACTTGCCCTTGAGCTCCGGGATGACCAGACCCACGGCCTTCGCCGCGCCTGTGCTGCTGGGAACGATATTCTCGGCGGCGGCGCGCGCGTCGCGTAGGTCCTTGGCCGCGGTGTCCACGGTCTTCTGGCTGTTGGTGTAGGCGTGGACGGTGGTCAGAAGGCCTTTGTCGATGCCGAACTTCTCGTGCAGCACCTTGGCGACAGGGGCGAGGCCGTTGGTGGTGCAGCTCGCGTTCGAGATGACGTGGTGCTTCGCAGGGTCGTACATGCCGTCGTTCACGCCGAGCACGAGGGTGACGTCCTCATTCTTGGCGGGGGCCGAGATGATGACCTTGCTGACGCCGCGAGTCAGATGCGCCTTGGCCAGGTTGGCGTCGGTGAAGCGTCCGGTGCTCTCGATGACGATCTCGGCGCCGACCTCGTCCCACGGGATCATTCCAGGCTCGGTCTGCTTGAAGACCTGGATGCGATCGCCGTTGACGGTCAGGCTGTCATCGTCGTGCTCGACGGTCCCCTTAAAGGGGCCATAGGTGGTGTCGTATTTGAAAAGATGGGCGTTGGTCTTGGTGTCGGTGAGGTCGTTGACGGCGACCACATCGAATTCGCCTTTGCAGCGCTCAATGAGGGTTCGAAGCGAAAGTCTTCCGATGCGTCCAAACCCGTTGATGCCGATTCTTGTTGCCATTGTTTGTTACCGTTAAGAGGGGTGGGGGGCGACGCTGCCCGAGTGTGTGAGAATGAACTGAGTCTACCTTTTGGGCCCCAAAATGGGCAGGTGAGGTCCGCTCACCGTCTCCCCCAGGGGGATGCGATAACGGCGCGCCTGGGTGCAATATCCTTGTCATAGCCTCGTATATGTGCTTGAAACTGGTAGGTTTGACATGCTTTTTGCCCCGAGGGGCCATTTCCGGCGTCACAAATCGGCGGCTGCGGACAACCTTATAGGTTCGGGCTAGTCCGAGCCTCGTGCCGACGGAGTACGACTTATATCCCTCGCAACCTCACCGGAAGGCCGCCACCTGAAAAGGATCGGCGGCCTCGTTTTGTTGTTGGGGACCGAGGGACAGGGGGACGAAGGGACCGGGGAGGTTTGAGCCCTATCGTTCGCTGACGCCCTGTTCCGGTTCGTGAGCGTCAGAGCCTGAGCTTTCTGGCCCGCCGTCGGGCTCCGAAAGGGCCCCCACTTCATTCGATTCGCTTGGGGCCTCGATGCCGTGCTCCGACGCTTCTCCCGGCACATCGCCGGGCTCGTCCGTCTTGGTTTGGGGCGTGATGGGCTTGTCATGCAGGATTCGAAGCGAAAGGAGCCAGCCCAGGAACACCAGCGCCGCACAACCCGCAAACGGCGAATAGCGCCCGAGCGCCTCGCCGAATACCGTCTTTGCGCCGACCGGCTGAAGGGTCTCATAGAGCCAGGCCCCGATCGGCGCGCCAATGATCGCGCCAAAGCCCTGGGCGGTCATCACGGCGCCAAGCGACGCCGCACGGCGCTTGGGGTTGATGTCGCTCACGCTCGCCATCCAGGCGGGGATGGCCAAGAGGAACCCAAAACCGACCGGCAGGCCGCCTAGCGCAAAGACCCACTTGTTCCAAGGATCGACGAAAATGATGCTCGCGTAGACGACGGCAAGCCCCAAGAAGCACAGGAACATGCCCACGTGCACCGCGCGCGCCTTGCCGATCCGTTCCCCAAGCTTCGCCATCGGCACGCTCAGGAGAGCCATCGAGCCCACCGCAGGAAGCACCAGCGTACCAAACTGGCTCTCCGACATCTGGAACTGCTCGAGCGCGAAGATCTTGATGATCGCCATGGGGAAGCCGATCCCGGCGAAGGTGACGACCGCCAGAAGCATGAACTCAGGCATCTGCTTGAGCGAATCGAGTAATCCCGCAAAGCCTCCCTCACCGTGGCCCTCAAGCGCCTTGTGGGCTCTGGACTCTTCCGGCGCGGCGCGAAAACCGCTGGCGGCGACCGCTGCAAAGAGCACGGCAGAAAGGAACAGGCCCGGAGAATGCCGAAAGACCTCGGGAAGATAGGGCCCGACGAGATCGTTGGCCCATCCGCCGAACGGCAGCGCCAGCCCGACCCCCGCCAGATAGCAGGTATTCAGAAGCGACATGGCCTGCTGGCGCTCGCTGTCCTCGACCATGTCGCCCATGAGGGCAAACGCCGCCGGCCAGAGCATCGCGGCGCCGAGGCCATCGAGTACCCGCAGCACCAGAAAGCACATCGTTTCGGCCGCACCCGCATGGTGAGGGACCAGGACGGTGAGCAGCGCGGTGAGCACGCTGAGCGAAGGGCCGAGAATGATCAGGCGCTTACGCCCGAAGCGGTCGGCAATCGCGCCCATTGGGCTCTTGAAGATGGCTTCGCTGAGCAGAAAGGCCACCAGAACCAGGCCGATGACGCCGGTGCCGAAGTTCCGGTCGTTGCGCAGGTAGACCGGCATCGTCGAGATGTTGAGCATGGCGTAGCCCATTTCGGCCAGTAACGCCATGAGCAGCAGCCGGAGCACCGGACGCCGCAACAGAAGGGATCGGCTCTTGGGTGCTTCGCCTGGCGAGACTCCTGCCATGTTCATCCATTAGTAAAGCGTATTTGGGCGCCGGGAGGATGCAGCCTCAGGCGAAAAAAGGCCCCCGCCACCCCGGTCTTCGCAAGCATCGGCCCGCCAGATAAGGGTTTGGCGAGGGCTGGAGGTATCCGAGTGAAGCGTCGGAGCCTTGGGGAGCCCTCTTCGTCGCAGGTGGGATCAGTTCTTGGTGACCTTGACCTCGTCCTGGGCCTTATCGATCAGGATCGTCTGGTTTTCGGTGAGCTTGTAGCAGAGCCCCGCGGCCTTGGTGATCGTGTCCAGCGCATACCGGAGCGACGTGTCGATCAAATAGGCGTCGAGCTTGTAGCCGGGGACCTTTGAAGTGATTTCGAATTCGATGCCGGTCTGTTTGGTCAGTTCGGCGAAAACGGTGCGAATCTCCGTCTTGTCGAGTCGGGTCGTGATTTTCTTCTGGAGCGCGGTGGCGGGTAGCGGGCCCTTTGGCTTCGGCTTCTCAACGGCCTTGGGTGGGGTCGCGGCGTGCTTCTGCACTTCCGTTTTTGCGCGCGAGAAGTAGTAGATGCCGTTTTGCAGCTCAAACTTCAGGTTCGCGGCTTTGGTGAACACCACCAGGGCTTCGTCGAAGTCCATTTCATAGAGCGCCAGATTGACGACGCCGGTGACTCCGGCCTCCAGCACATAGTTCTTGCGAGCCTGTCCGCAGATGCTGTTGAGGGCGCTTCGGATGTCCATCGTGTTTGCCGAGAGGGTCACGACGGCGGTGGGCGGCGTGCCTTCGGTCTTCTGTGCGAGGGCCAAAGGCGACATCGAGATTAGGGCAAGGGCGATGAGCGCAGTCTTCTTCATGGGATGGGTCTCCGATTGAATGTCAGGTTCAGCTACTGGATGGGGTTGCCATCGGGGTCGTAAAGTCGAATGCCGCTGGGGGTGGGTTTGGCGGCCTGCTTTCTTCGCGCGGAACGCGAACCGGCCTTTGCGGTCCTTTTGGCCGGGGAAGCGCTCGAGGTCGGCTTCAATTCAGGCTTGGAGCCGGGCTTGGTTTGCGGGGTGCCCATTTGGGGAGCCCGGCTAGCCTCCGTGCCTGATGTGACGGCCTTCGTGGCCTTTGCTGAAGTCGAGGAAGTCGGTTTCGTGTCGCCTTTGGGGCTCGAGCCAGGTGCGGCGCTCGGTTCTGTGGATTTGACAGAGGGCCGCATAGATCCGGCCGGGTTGGATGCTGCCGCAGACGTGGCCGCTCCTGGAGTGGCAGGGTCGTCTGCGAGCCGCGAACCGAACAGCCGGGTGGGATCGCGCATGATGAACGACATTCCGAGCATCACCAGCGCGAGCGCACCGGAGTAGATCAGGGGCTTCCAGTACTGCGCGGCTCTTGGGCGGTCTTCCAGTCTCGCGACGGCATGTGGGGCCGCTTGGGTTTTCGCGAGCCTTTCCAGCAGCATCGCGCTGATACGGTTCATGGGCGGCGTCGAGGACGGCTCATCAGAGCTGTCTCGAGGGGCTGTCGGGGAAGCCTGGCTAGCCGGCGCCTCGATCGCGATTCTGCCGCCCGAGCCGCTGAGCATCGTCTGCAGGATCTCGCGCTTCTTCTGGAGGGTCTCGGCGCACCCAGGGCACTCTGCGATGTGGGCGCGAAGCTCCACCGCCATCTCCGGCGAGAGGCTGTCGCCCGCCAAGTAGCGGCTCATCTGGCCCTTGGCGATCTGACACTCGATGTTTTCAACCGGCATGCTTGACAACCTTCTTTAGGTTTTTGACCCTGAGTCGGGGGCCTCCCAATAGGATTGTCGGTGTGAGACGAGCGATCTCTAGGTGGAATTGCCGGGATGTTGGATGGGTTCAGCCAGGGTATAGCGAACGCTATGCTCGACCGGGAACAGAACAAGGATGATGGGCCTCGCCCCCGGGGCCCGCAGGCGTCGCTTCCAGTCCAGGGGGTCTGCGCGCAGTCCCCGGAGTTTAACGTCCGATACATGTGCGTCGAGCCTGTGCAAGTCAGTCTGGATGGCCTTTTCGTCGGCACGCCCGTGGCTCAGCACCCGGTAGGCCCGCACCCAGGCGCCCAGGCATACGCTCGCCGACGGGTCGTCGGTAGTGAGGTAGCCGTTCGAGGACCCGAGCGGAATAGCACCCGCGGACTCGCAGAGGCTGCCGAGGGCGTTCGCTCGGATGGCGGCGGGGTCTGCTTCAAGCAGGCAGCCAAGGGGTTCGCCAACCGCCTCCCGTAGGGTTTGGCCTCCAGGGATCCTCTCGCCGGTTTCTGCGTGGACCGCCCAGATTCCGGCTCCTATCTGCCACGGATCGAGGGCTTGGCTCCGTCCAAGAGCAGCCAGGACCTCTCGGCACTCCCTGCCAAGCGACACGAACGCTCGCGGAGCATCCAGTCCATCGAGAAGCGAATCGGAGAGCATCGGGGAGAGCTTTACGACGCTCACTTCGAGGCCCCGCAGCCTCTTGACGAGTTCTGACAGGGGCGGCTGGAAGGAACTTGTGTCGAGCGTTCTCTTTCCTCCCAATCGCCTGGCGGGGTCCGCGAAGGCATACTCGAAGTCCCAGGAGGCCGATAAGCAGTCTTCAGCACGAACCTCCGCCGAAAGCCCGTGAACCTCCAGATTCCACCGCGCCATCTCGGCCCTTTCGGGGTCTGACTCGTAGCCGAGCGCAGGGCCGCGCGCGGCGAGAGCCAGCAGGTCGCCGCCGATGCCGCAGGTCAGGTCTGCGGCAAATGCGCCCTCTGGGAAGAACTTGGAGTGCAGCGAGCCAAGCTGTGACGAGGACGCCATTTCCAGGCCATCCCGGTCAAACAACATCTGGTTCGACTTAGGGAACTTGGCTTGGCCCCGGCGGCGCAGGTCCCACTGCGTGAAGGCCCAGGATGCAGCACTAGGTTCGGTCTGAGAGGCGACCCTCTCGATGTTCTTGGCCGTCGGCTCAAGGCCCTCGGAGAGGCTCAGGGCTTCGAGGCGAAAGGGGTCCACGCTCCGATTATGGACCCCACAAAAAAGAGAGGGCCGGTTGGCGAGACCGGCCCAAGGGGCTGGAGGGTAGTGGAGGATTGGCGTTTTGTCTGGAGTCCCAAGAAGCCGTCTCCGGCCTCAAGGTGGTTCCTCTCTCTTGCTGACACCGACTTCTTTCCCCATGGAACCGGCAGGCGTTCCCGCTGATGTACCGGGCTTCAGGTTTGCGGCGCCAGATCACGCTCAATTGCGCGCGGAAAGATGCGGGGATCGGCAGATTTTGAACTCAATCTCCGTCTTGAGACGCCAGTGCACGAAGCAGACTGAGCGCCCCGGGCTTGCTCAGCAGCTCGTTTCCGCTCTCGCAGCGCGCGCTCATCAGGCATGCCGGGCAGCCATCAGCGCAGGAGCAGGAATCGAGCAGGCGCAACGAGGCGAGGCCCCAGGTCTCACGCATTTTGTAAAGGTCCTCGCAGAGCCCCACCCCTCCCGGCACATGGTCGTACACGAAGAGCGTCGCGTTGGGCGTGTCCGGATAGATGCCGTACCATGCACTGCCAAGGTCCCCACGGTCGCAGCCGGCAAGGAAGGGTGCTACCGCCATCAGCGCATGTTCCAGACCGTGGAGAGAGCGCATCGCCTCCTGGGGGTTTTCTTCCGGCAAAGGGCCGAGGATCAGGCGGACGCCGACCGTTTCGAACGTGTATGCGGGAAGGTCCAGGTCCTCAAAGTCGATTTCGCGCTCGGCGTCAAGCGATTTGCGCCGGAAGCCAATGACCTGCTCGGTCACGCGCAGGCCGCAAAGCCGGGCTTCAAAAGGGCCCCAACTTTCGGTCGCGAGCACGACCGTGGGCTCGATGGCCGCCTGGACCATGGATTGCGTGAAAAAAGGGACCGATTGCTGAGCCAGGCGCGCCACGTTCTGCTCCAGGTCGAGCTCTTGAACCACGTAGCTCACACCCCGGTGCAGGTACACCGCGCCCTTGTGCGCCCATTGGAGCGCCCGCCAGTGCTCCATGGTGCCAATCGGCTGAGCGTCCAGCAGAAGCGCGACCTGGTCCTTTCCCGAACCCCGAACGTTGACCCCCGGGGCAGGCGAGTCGAACTTGGGATAGTAAAACCTCCCGGCGCGGAATTCCAGCTCCCCCGCTTGGTCCATCGCTTCGGCGACCGTAAGGGCCGACTCTCCAAAGGTCTCCAGCTCGCTGGGTGCGACTGCGCGTTCATAGGCGGCGCAGAGGAGCTGCTGCTCCAGGATCGTTCGGTTCTCCGGGTTGATGGAGACCGGTTCGTGAGAGGAATCGAGCAGCATTCGGGGGTTGCGCATGAGGAACTGCTCCAACGGGTCGTCTTTGGCGATCAGGATCGCGACGCCATCGCGCTCTCCCCGACCCGCTCGGCCCGCTTGCTGCCAGAAGCTGGCGATCGTGCCCGGATAGCCGTTCATGACCACCGCATCCAGACCGCCCACGTCCACGCCCAGTTCCATGGCGTTCGTGCACGCCAGCGCCAGGATGCGGCCCTCGAAGAGCGCCTGCTCGATCTGCCGGCGCTCATCGGGGGTGTAGCCGCTGCGGTAGCTCTCCACCTTCCCGGGAGGCGTGTCCCCGATCCGTTCGAGAACCTCGCGTGTGTAGCGCAGGACCAGTTCGGCGGCGACTCGCGAACGGCAGAACGCCAGCACTCTGAGGCCCGAATCCACCAGGTTGGCCGTCATTCCCGCCGAAGCATAGTTCGCGCTTTGGCGCCGCCCGGTGTCGTCTTCGGGCGGATTGTAGAAGACGACGGTCTTGCGGCCTTGCGGGGACCCGTCTTCGGCGAGCAGCGTGGGCACGCGTCCCGTCATCTTTCCGAAGAGGTCGATGGGGTTGCCGATGGTGGCGCTGCAGGCGACGATCTGGGGGTGCGCGCCGTGCCACTCGCAGAGCCTGAGCAGCCGCTTCAGGATGCCGGCGACGTGGCACCCGAAAACGCCCCGGTAGGCGTGGAGTTCGTCGATGACGATCAGCCTTAGCGACTTCAGAAACCTGGACCAGTTCTCGTGCCCTGGGAGGATCCCCACGTGGAGCATGTCCGGGTTGGTCAGGACGATGTTGGCCAACCGTCGGATGGGCCCGCGCTCGGATTGGGGCGTGTCGCCGTCATAGGTCCCCACGCGCACGGACCTATCCGGCGAAAGCTGAATCAGCTTCCCCAACTGATCTTGGGCCAGCGCCT from Armatimonadota bacterium encodes the following:
- the gap gene encoding type I glyceraldehyde-3-phosphate dehydrogenase, whose translation is MATRIGINGFGRIGRLSLRTLIERCKGEFDVVAVNDLTDTKTNAHLFKYDTTYGPFKGTVEHDDDSLTVNGDRIQVFKQTEPGMIPWDEVGAEIVIESTGRFTDANLAKAHLTRGVSKVIISAPAKNEDVTLVLGVNDGMYDPAKHHVISNASCTTNGLAPVAKVLHEKFGIDKGLLTTVHAYTNSQKTVDTAAKDLRDARAAAENIVPSSTGAAKAVGLVIPELKGKFTGMAFRVPTRTVSVVDFTAVLNREVTPAEVNAAMKEYAEGPMKGILQYSEEELVSSDLVGSAYSSIFSSVDTITLGNLAKVVAWYDNEWGYSCRIADLAHMLVAKGLKVPAGV
- a CDS encoding MFS transporter yields the protein MNMAGVSPGEAPKSRSLLLRRPVLRLLLMALLAEMGYAMLNISTMPVYLRNDRNFGTGVIGLVLVAFLLSEAIFKSPMGAIADRFGRKRLIILGPSLSVLTALLTVLVPHHAGAAETMCFLVLRVLDGLGAAMLWPAAFALMGDMVEDSERQQAMSLLNTCYLAGVGLALPFGGWANDLVGPYLPEVFRHSPGLFLSAVLFAAVAASGFRAAPEESRAHKALEGHGEGGFAGLLDSLKQMPEFMLLAVVTFAGIGFPMAIIKIFALEQFQMSESQFGTLVLPAVGSMALLSVPMAKLGERIGKARAVHVGMFLCFLGLAVVYASIIFVDPWNKWVFALGGLPVGFGFLLAIPAWMASVSDINPKRRAASLGAVMTAQGFGAIIGAPIGAWLYETLQPVGAKTVFGEALGRYSPFAGCAALVFLGWLLSLRILHDKPITPQTKTDEPGDVPGEASEHGIEAPSESNEVGALSEPDGGPESSGSDAHEPEQGVSER
- a CDS encoding zf-HC2 domain-containing protein; its protein translation is MPVENIECQIAKGQMSRYLAGDSLSPEMAVELRAHIAECPGCAETLQKKREILQTMLSGSGGRIAIEAPASQASPTAPRDSSDEPSSTPPMNRISAMLLERLAKTQAAPHAVARLEDRPRAAQYWKPLIYSGALALVMLGMSFIMRDPTRLFGSRLADDPATPGAATSAAASNPAGSMRPSVKSTEPSAAPGSSPKGDTKPTSSTSAKATKAVTSGTEASRAPQMGTPQTKPGSKPELKPTSSASPAKRTAKAGSRSARRKQAAKPTPSGIRLYDPDGNPIQ
- a CDS encoding DEAD/DEAH box helicase — protein: MPDLPLLESILQIPGVRPDVAATEVLPRRSARFAEPTRPLHPKLAERLAAMGIPRLYSHQAHAFDAVMGRRDVMVVTGTNSGKTMCYALPALQHCLEEPACRILMMYPTKALAQDQLGKLIQLSPDRSVRVGTYDGDTPQSERGPIRRLANIVLTNPDMLHVGILPGHENWSRFLKSLRLIVIDELHAYRGVFGCHVAGILKRLLRLCEWHGAHPQIVACSATIGNPIDLFGKMTGRVPTLLAEDGSPQGRKTVVFYNPPEDDTGRRQSANYASAGMTANLVDSGLRVLAFCRSRVAAELVLRYTREVLERIGDTPPGKVESYRSGYTPDERRQIEQALFEGRILALACTNAMELGVDVGGLDAVVMNGYPGTIASFWQQAGRAGRGERDGVAILIAKDDPLEQFLMRNPRMLLDSSHEPVSINPENRTILEQQLLCAAYERAVAPSELETFGESALTVAEAMDQAGELEFRAGRFYYPKFDSPAPGVNVRGSGKDQVALLLDAQPIGTMEHWRALQWAHKGAVYLHRGVSYVVQELDLEQNVARLAQQSVPFFTQSMVQAAIEPTVVLATESWGPFEARLCGLRVTEQVIGFRRKSLDAEREIDFEDLDLPAYTFETVGVRLILGPLPEENPQEAMRSLHGLEHALMAVAPFLAGCDRGDLGSAWYGIYPDTPNATLFVYDHVPGGVGLCEDLYKMRETWGLASLRLLDSCSCADGCPACLMSARCESGNELLSKPGALSLLRALASQDGD